CGCTCGGTCGTGGTGGTCTTGCCCGCGTCGATATGGGCCATGATCCCGATGTTGCGGACCTTGGCCAGCTTGGCGGCGGTGTCGATGGACACGGGTGACGTCTTCTCTCAGGTACTCGGGTGCCGGTTACGGAGGGGAGGGGACTACCAGCGGTAGTGCGCGAACGCCTTGTTCGACTCGGCCATCTTGTGGGTGTCCTCGCGCTTCTTCACGCTGGCGCCCAGGCCGTTGCTCGCGTCGAGCAGCTCGTTCATCAACCGCTCGGTCATGGTCTTCTCACGGCGCTGCCGGGAGTAGCTGACCAGCCAGCGCAGCGCCAGGGTGGTGCTGCGTCCGGGCTTGACCTCGACGGGCACCTGGTAGGTGGCACCGCCCACGCGGCGGCTCTTGACCTCGAGCGTCGGCTTCACGTTGTCCAGCGCCCGCTTGAGGGTGATGACCGGGTCGTTCCCGCTCTTCTCACGGCAGCCCTCGAGGGCGCCGTAGACGATCCGCTCGGCGG
This DNA window, taken from Actinomycetes bacterium, encodes the following:
- the rpsG gene encoding 30S ribosomal protein S7, with product MPRKGPAPKHPVVVDPVYNSPLVTALVNKILMGGKKSTAERIVYGALEGCREKSGNDPVITLKRALDNVKPTLEVKSRRVGGATYQVPVEVKPGRSTTLALRWLVSYSRQRREKTMTERLMNELLDASNGLGASVKKREDTHKMAESNKAFAHYRW